In Desmospora activa DSM 45169, one genomic interval encodes:
- a CDS encoding PTS sugar transporter subunit IIA, which translates to MIVPLKDVKDAAFSSGAVGKGVAVVPIEGKLYAPAQGTIQSVFPTSHAVGLTTKEGIEVLMHIGLDTVKLNGRFFHSHVKPGDHVEVGQLLISFDRKAIANAGYDLSTPIVITNAGDYLDVVSPDDGNVKPGNSLISIIQ; encoded by the coding sequence GTGATCGTGCCCCTAAAAGACGTGAAAGATGCCGCCTTTTCTTCTGGAGCGGTCGGGAAAGGAGTAGCCGTTGTCCCTATCGAAGGAAAGTTATACGCCCCAGCCCAGGGAACGATCCAATCGGTCTTTCCCACCAGTCATGCAGTAGGCCTGACAACAAAGGAAGGGATCGAAGTGCTGATGCATATCGGCCTTGATACCGTAAAATTGAATGGCCGCTTTTTTCACAGCCATGTAAAACCAGGGGACCATGTAGAGGTAGGACAATTACTGATCAGCTTTGATCGAAAAGCGATCGCCAACGCCGGCTATGATTTATCTACTCCGATCGTTATCACCAACGCCGGCGATTACCTGGATGTGGTCAGCCCCGATGACGGCAACGTCAAACCGGGCAACTCCCTCATTTCCATCATCCAATAA
- the moaA gene encoding GTP 3',8-cyclase MoaA translates to MESDTIKGVDRLGRPLRDLRVSVTDRCNFRCRYCMPAEVFGPDYPFLPRDELLTFEEIIRLVKLFTHFGVKKIRLTGGEPLLRRDLPTLIRMVSTIPEIDDIALTTNGTLLPRFAQELVEAGLDRVNVSLDALHADTFARMSGGKGDVKQVLAGIDAAAAVGLRVKVNMVVQKGVNDGEILPMARYFKEKGHTLRFIEFMDVGNTNGWDLAQVVSKEEILARIGKEMPLIPLEPAYHGEVANRYRYEGSQTQVGVIASVSAPFCGSCTRARLSADGHLYTCLFASQGTDLRTSLRNGAGDEQLARLLGDVWLHRKDRYSQERTQRADGTHNKVEMSYIGG, encoded by the coding sequence ATGGAGTCGGACACGATCAAGGGAGTGGATCGCTTGGGACGGCCGCTGCGGGACCTCCGCGTCTCCGTCACCGATCGCTGCAATTTCCGCTGCCGTTACTGCATGCCCGCTGAGGTGTTTGGCCCGGATTATCCCTTTTTGCCCCGGGATGAGTTGTTAACATTTGAGGAGATTATTCGTCTCGTTAAACTGTTTACCCACTTTGGCGTAAAAAAGATACGGTTAACTGGTGGGGAACCTTTGTTGCGTAGAGATTTGCCCACTTTGATCCGGATGGTGAGTACGATTCCCGAAATTGACGATATCGCTCTTACCACTAACGGCACATTGTTGCCTCGGTTTGCGCAGGAGTTGGTGGAAGCGGGACTGGATCGGGTCAACGTCAGCTTAGACGCTCTCCATGCCGACACCTTTGCCCGGATGAGTGGGGGCAAAGGAGATGTCAAACAGGTTTTGGCGGGGATTGATGCCGCTGCTGCCGTCGGTTTGCGGGTAAAGGTGAACATGGTGGTACAAAAAGGGGTCAATGATGGTGAAATCCTGCCGATGGCCCGCTATTTTAAAGAAAAAGGGCACACGTTGCGTTTTATTGAATTTATGGATGTGGGTAACACCAATGGTTGGGATCTAGCACAAGTGGTATCCAAGGAGGAGATTTTGGCACGTATCGGAAAAGAGATGCCGTTGATCCCTTTGGAGCCCGCTTATCACGGTGAAGTGGCTAATCGCTACCGATATGAGGGAAGTCAAACCCAAGTGGGGGTGATCGCTTCGGTGAGCGCTCCCTTTTGCGGCAGCTGCACCCGCGCTCGCCTTTCCGCTGACGGGCACCTATACACCTGCCTGTTCGCTTCCCAGGGTACGGATTTACGGACATCCCTTCGCAATGGTGCCGGGGATGAGCAATTGGCTCGCTTGCTCGGTGACGTTTGGCTGCACCGAAAAGATCGTTACTCACAAGAACGTACCCAGCGGGCGGATGGCACACACAATAAAGTGGAAATGTCGTATATCGGCGGCTAG
- a CDS encoding glycoside hydrolase family 1 protein, whose product MSFQPKFPEGFLWGGAISANQAEGAFNEGGKGLSTADVVEYVKLEDRKHMKFPFPTSSEIEEVLQNQSQKVFPKRFGIDFYHRYKEDIALLKELGFKAFRISIAWSRIFPKGDEIEPNEEGLAFYDRVFDEMHKHGIEPVVTLSHYEMPLHLSMEYQGWQNRKLVDFFARYAETVIRRYKGKVKYWITFNEINSLLMAPYISLGILRDQVTEENLLQTKFQGAHHQFLASAKAVEACHRISPEAKIGCMVIGIINYPNSSHPEDVFTALQDQRNTFFFTDVQARGEYPAYTERFLAEHGIQLNKEPGDDAFLKEHIVDFISFSYYMSTVSARPESSGEEAVGNLISGLKNPYLEASDWGWQIDPVGLRTLLNLFYERYQKPLFIVENGLGAFDKVEEDGSIHDPYRISYLKEHIQQMKEAVGDGVDLIGYTSWGPIDLVSFSTSEMSKRYGFIYVDQDDYGNGTLTRSKKDSFYWYQKVIATNGEKL is encoded by the coding sequence ATGAGCTTTCAACCGAAATTTCCCGAAGGATTTTTGTGGGGTGGAGCGATTTCCGCCAACCAAGCGGAAGGTGCCTTTAACGAAGGAGGAAAAGGCCTCTCAACAGCGGATGTAGTGGAGTATGTAAAACTGGAAGACCGTAAACACATGAAATTCCCCTTCCCCACCTCATCTGAGATTGAGGAAGTATTGCAAAACCAGTCGCAAAAAGTCTTTCCAAAACGATTTGGCATCGATTTTTATCACCGGTATAAAGAAGATATCGCCCTTCTGAAAGAACTTGGTTTTAAGGCTTTCCGCATCTCAATCGCATGGTCGCGTATTTTTCCCAAGGGAGACGAGATAGAGCCAAACGAAGAAGGGCTCGCCTTCTATGATCGGGTATTTGACGAAATGCATAAACACGGTATTGAACCGGTGGTAACCCTTTCCCATTATGAAATGCCGCTTCACCTGTCCATGGAGTACCAAGGTTGGCAAAACCGTAAGTTGGTTGACTTTTTCGCCCGCTATGCGGAAACAGTCATCCGCCGTTATAAAGGCAAAGTAAAATACTGGATCACTTTCAACGAGATCAACTCTCTGCTGATGGCTCCCTACATCAGCCTTGGCATCCTGCGGGATCAGGTAACAGAAGAAAACCTGCTACAAACGAAATTCCAAGGGGCACACCACCAGTTTCTCGCCAGCGCCAAAGCCGTGGAAGCCTGCCACCGGATCAGCCCCGAAGCCAAAATTGGCTGTATGGTAATCGGCATCATCAACTACCCCAATAGTAGCCATCCGGAGGATGTCTTCACCGCCCTGCAGGATCAACGTAACACTTTCTTTTTTACCGATGTGCAAGCGCGAGGCGAATATCCCGCTTATACGGAACGTTTCTTAGCTGAACATGGTATCCAATTGAATAAAGAGCCAGGGGATGATGCCTTCCTAAAGGAGCATATCGTCGACTTTATCTCCTTCAGTTACTATATGTCCACCGTGTCGGCTCGTCCGGAAAGCAGTGGGGAAGAGGCCGTCGGCAATCTGATCTCCGGACTGAAAAACCCCTATCTGGAAGCATCGGACTGGGGGTGGCAGATCGATCCGGTTGGCCTTCGCACCTTGCTCAACCTGTTTTACGAACGTTACCAGAAACCGCTCTTCATCGTTGAAAACGGCCTTGGCGCCTTTGACAAAGTGGAGGAGGACGGCAGTATCCACGATCCCTACCGTATCTCCTATCTAAAAGAGCACATTCAACAAATGAAAGAAGCCGTCGGAGACGGGGTCGACCTAATTGGCTACACCTCCTGGGGACCGATCGATCTCGTCAGCTTCTCCACCTCTGAGATGTCCAAACGCTACGGGTTTATTTACGTCGATCAAGACGACTACGGCAACGGCACCCTGACCCGCTCCAAAAAAGACAGTTTCTACTGGTATCAAAAGGTGATCGCCACCAACGGCGAAAAGCTGTAA
- the tsaE gene encoding tRNA (adenosine(37)-N6)-threonylcarbamoyltransferase complex ATPase subunit type 1 TsaE, translating into MSRLEAEWVTQSPQETQALAAKLATRLQSGDVLTLEGDLGTGKTTFSQGLAQGLGILEPIDSPTFTLIKEYHDGRLPLYHMDAYRLEEEAEELGWDEYFEGDGVCLVEWASRIQSWLPQARIAIQIERLDENSRRIHITVPSGYEERLLKGL; encoded by the coding sequence ATGTCTAGGTTAGAGGCCGAATGGGTCACACAGAGCCCACAGGAGACGCAAGCATTAGCCGCCAAGTTGGCAACACGTCTTCAATCCGGGGATGTTCTTACACTAGAAGGGGATCTGGGTACGGGCAAAACAACTTTTTCCCAAGGTTTGGCCCAGGGATTGGGGATTTTGGAGCCGATCGACAGCCCCACCTTTACCCTGATCAAAGAGTACCACGACGGGCGACTTCCCTTGTACCACATGGATGCCTACCGGCTGGAGGAGGAGGCGGAAGAATTGGGATGGGACGAATACTTTGAGGGGGATGGTGTCTGTCTGGTGGAGTGGGCCAGTCGGATTCAATCCTGGTTGCCGCAAGCGCGGATTGCGATTCAGATTGAGCGACTGGATGAAAATAGTCGCCGTATCCACATAACGGTACCCTCCGGTTATGAGGAGCGCTTGTTAAAGGGGTTATAA
- the thiL gene encoding thiamine-phosphate kinase, whose product MDEFELIRQLLHQRNTISPDSGVEVDAGDDAAVIRHRQGMSTVFTCDTMVETVHFLPQTMDATSIGWKCLAANISDVAAMGGIPTYALVSLGVPDQWESSALEAIYQGMDMLARQHDVRLVGGDTVRSPRHLVLTITLLGEVEAGQALLRSSARADDIVFVTGPLGASAAGLDRLLQASDGNQAYPGLIVAHQRPRPQVDVGRWLLESGARIALNDISDGLAQEAYDIAVASGVTVVLEKERIPLNDETRAYAREKKIDPVEWALFGGEDFQLVGTVSAPKWELICRGAQERGLQLIPVGRVEAGRARVDYIDEEGRRELTQRGFNHFRKG is encoded by the coding sequence GTGGATGAATTTGAATTGATCCGCCAGTTGTTACATCAAAGGAACACGATTTCTCCCGATTCGGGGGTTGAGGTGGATGCCGGTGATGATGCGGCGGTGATCCGTCATCGCCAGGGGATGTCGACGGTGTTTACCTGTGATACGATGGTGGAAACGGTCCATTTTCTTCCGCAGACCATGGATGCTACATCGATCGGATGGAAGTGTTTGGCGGCCAATATAAGTGATGTAGCGGCGATGGGAGGGATCCCTACCTATGCCTTAGTCTCCTTGGGCGTACCGGATCAATGGGAGTCATCTGCGTTGGAAGCGATCTATCAAGGGATGGATATGCTGGCACGCCAGCATGATGTGCGCTTAGTTGGTGGTGATACCGTGCGCTCTCCCCGCCATTTGGTGCTTACGATTACACTATTGGGGGAGGTAGAGGCAGGGCAAGCATTGCTTCGCTCTTCTGCCCGAGCGGATGATATCGTGTTTGTGACGGGACCCTTGGGGGCATCAGCTGCAGGACTGGATCGGCTGCTTCAGGCCTCGGATGGGAATCAGGCATATCCCGGTTTAATCGTCGCTCACCAACGCCCCCGACCGCAGGTGGATGTAGGCCGTTGGTTGTTGGAGAGCGGGGCGCGGATCGCGTTAAATGATATCAGCGATGGTTTGGCCCAGGAGGCTTACGATATCGCCGTAGCTAGCGGTGTAACAGTGGTTCTTGAAAAAGAGCGGATTCCCCTGAATGATGAAACACGCGCTTATGCACGGGAAAAAAAGATTGATCCCGTGGAGTGGGCGCTTTTTGGGGGAGAGGATTTTCAGTTGGTGGGAACGGTTTCTGCACCGAAATGGGAACTGATTTGCCGTGGAGCCCAAGAGCGTGGTTTGCAGCTAATCCCGGTTGGACGGGTGGAAGCAGGGAGGGCAAGGGTAGACTATATCGATGAAGAGGGGCGGCGAGAGCTGACCCAACGGGGTTTTAACCATTTTCGTAAAGGGTGA
- the tsaD gene encoding tRNA (adenosine(37)-N6)-threonylcarbamoyltransferase complex transferase subunit TsaD yields the protein MREQRCRILGIETSCDETAAAVVEDGHRLLSNVISSQVEIHRRFGGVVPEVASRRHVERITWIIQEALERAQVRQQDLSAVAVTQGPGLVGALLIGVAAAKALSFAQGIPLVGVHHIAGHIYASHLVKPLSFPVIALVVSGGHTELIYMSDHYRFERLGRTRDDAAGEAFDKVARVLDLPYPGGPQIEALAREGKPVIDFPRAWLEPDSLDFSFSGLKSAVINWLHNARQRSLDINRADLAASFQAAVQEVLVEKAIRAAKQKKVSHLVLAGGVSANKPLREALAKRCEREGIDLRVPPLELCTDNAAMIAAAGTYRFWEGERDGLNLNARPDLPLIL from the coding sequence ATGAGGGAACAACGATGCAGGATACTGGGAATCGAAACGAGTTGCGATGAAACGGCGGCGGCGGTGGTGGAAGACGGCCACCGCCTGCTTTCCAATGTGATCTCCTCCCAGGTTGAGATTCATCGTCGGTTTGGCGGCGTTGTGCCGGAAGTGGCTTCCCGCCGTCATGTGGAACGAATCACCTGGATTATACAGGAGGCACTGGAGCGGGCCCAGGTGCGGCAACAGGATTTGTCGGCGGTGGCGGTTACGCAGGGACCGGGGTTAGTGGGGGCGCTGCTCATCGGTGTTGCAGCTGCCAAGGCGCTTTCATTTGCCCAGGGAATTCCATTGGTCGGGGTACATCATATCGCCGGTCATATCTATGCTAGTCACTTGGTAAAACCATTGTCCTTCCCTGTAATTGCGTTGGTCGTGTCGGGTGGGCATACCGAGTTAATTTATATGTCTGATCATTACCGCTTTGAACGCTTAGGACGTACCCGGGACGACGCAGCGGGGGAAGCGTTTGACAAGGTGGCACGGGTGCTGGATCTCCCCTATCCCGGTGGCCCGCAGATAGAGGCGTTGGCCCGGGAGGGAAAACCTGTGATTGATTTTCCTCGCGCTTGGTTGGAGCCGGATTCACTCGATTTTAGCTTTAGTGGTTTAAAATCGGCGGTAATCAACTGGTTGCACAATGCGCGCCAACGCAGTCTGGATATCAATCGTGCCGATTTGGCCGCCAGCTTTCAGGCGGCCGTACAGGAAGTATTGGTGGAAAAAGCGATCCGTGCCGCGAAACAAAAAAAGGTTTCTCATCTGGTATTGGCGGGTGGTGTATCCGCCAACAAACCTTTGCGCGAAGCATTGGCAAAACGGTGTGAGCGGGAAGGGATCGATCTACGGGTCCCTCCCCTCGAATTGTGTACCGATAACGCCGCCATGATTGCAGCAGCGGGTACTTACCGCTTTTGGGAAGGGGAGCGGGACGGTCTCAATCTGAATGCACGGCCAGATCTGCCGTTAATTCTATAA
- the moaC gene encoding cyclic pyranopterin monophosphate synthase MoaC, with translation MKPSFTHINEQGRAHMVDVSGKQVTARTAVAQAHLRMKPETMEQIRAGRMAKGDVLAVAQVAGIMAAKKTAELIPMCHPVPLSGVNIRFKLESDTRLLIEAEAKTEHVTGVEMEALTAVSAAALTLYDMCKAVDRSMVVEETLLVYKSGGKNGDYHRKYRPLLSDHQS, from the coding sequence GTGAAACCATCATTTACGCACATCAATGAACAAGGGCGGGCACATATGGTGGACGTGTCCGGAAAGCAAGTAACAGCGCGAACGGCCGTGGCGCAAGCGCATCTACGGATGAAGCCTGAGACGATGGAGCAAATCCGCGCAGGCAGAATGGCGAAAGGGGATGTATTGGCCGTTGCTCAAGTGGCGGGGATTATGGCTGCCAAAAAAACGGCCGAGTTGATTCCTATGTGCCATCCAGTGCCACTCAGTGGTGTCAACATCCGCTTTAAGCTGGAAAGCGATACGCGGTTGCTGATTGAGGCTGAGGCAAAGACGGAGCATGTAACAGGAGTGGAGATGGAAGCATTGACCGCTGTTAGCGCGGCGGCTTTAACCCTTTACGATATGTGTAAAGCGGTGGATCGATCGATGGTGGTGGAAGAAACCCTACTGGTGTACAAGAGCGGCGGTAAGAACGGGGATTATCATCGAAAATACCGTCCACTGCTGAGCGATCATCAATCTTAA
- a CDS encoding D-Ala-D-Ala carboxypeptidase family metallohydrolase, with product MATKYGMKGLTWLLAFLLVMPLVFQPVQADAYNWTRTLKQGDSGADVRELQIRVAGWAADGPSRTYVAVDGQFGPATDAAVRRFQRAYGLAADGIVGPATQQALNNLEAADGSTRHFNFSEFHSKDGSGFSGGKVDSTTVRENVRRLMWKLEAVRKKAGDSPITINSGFRSINHNSNVGGASNSMHLYGVAADIVVSGRTPAQVRDIAKSSGFSGIQRYSSFVHVDSRIEYPYGSQSWWWVD from the coding sequence ATGGCAACCAAATATGGGATGAAAGGTTTGACATGGCTGTTGGCGTTTCTGTTGGTAATGCCGTTGGTATTTCAACCTGTGCAAGCGGACGCTTACAATTGGACACGCACCTTAAAGCAGGGGGATAGCGGTGCGGATGTTAGAGAGCTTCAGATCCGGGTTGCCGGTTGGGCGGCAGACGGTCCCAGTCGTACGTATGTGGCTGTAGACGGGCAATTCGGTCCGGCAACAGATGCGGCAGTGCGGCGGTTTCAGCGCGCTTATGGTCTGGCTGCGGATGGCATTGTCGGACCCGCTACACAACAAGCGCTCAATAATTTGGAAGCTGCTGACGGCTCCACCCGCCATTTCAACTTTAGTGAATTTCATTCCAAAGATGGCAGTGGATTTAGTGGCGGCAAGGTGGACTCCACCACCGTGCGGGAAAATGTGCGCCGGTTGATGTGGAAGCTGGAAGCGGTCCGCAAAAAAGCAGGCGATTCCCCGATTACGATCAATTCCGGTTTTCGCAGTATCAACCATAACAGCAATGTAGGCGGCGCTTCCAACAGTATGCATCTATATGGGGTGGCTGCAGATATCGTCGTCAGTGGAAGAACTCCGGCACAAGTACGCGATATCGCCAAATCGAGCGGCTTTAGCGGCATTCAACGATATAGCTCGTTTGTCCATGTGGATAGTCGCATTGAATACCCCTACGGATCCCAATCCTGGTGGTGGGTCGACTAA
- the tsaB gene encoding tRNA (adenosine(37)-N6)-threonylcarbamoyltransferase complex dimerization subunit type 1 TsaB, which translates to MKMLALDTSTLVLGVAVIDGERLLGQVTTNLHKNHSVRLMPTVSHLLQELELKPAELEAIAVARGPGSYTGVRIGFTTAKTMAWSLNLPLYPISSLVALAMNGNRFPGGIIPLFDARRKRVYTGWFQGREGLVTPVVSEQVIAIDAWLERLKGNGPFLFLGDDVETFRTEIEEFLRDEAVFGSPGENAVQAAHLGLLALEEARAGKPGAGADVGPDYLQLTEAETKWLQARQNGVKPDGPTGG; encoded by the coding sequence ATGAAAATGCTGGCACTGGATACCTCCACCCTGGTGTTGGGGGTGGCGGTTATAGACGGGGAGCGCCTATTGGGTCAAGTAACTACCAATTTACATAAAAATCATTCGGTTCGATTGATGCCGACGGTATCTCATCTATTGCAGGAGTTGGAGCTAAAACCGGCAGAGCTGGAGGCGATTGCTGTCGCCCGTGGACCCGGTTCCTATACTGGTGTTCGCATCGGTTTTACTACTGCCAAAACGATGGCATGGAGCCTCAATCTGCCGTTGTATCCCATATCCAGCTTGGTTGCGTTGGCAATGAACGGCAATCGCTTCCCTGGTGGGATTATTCCCCTTTTTGATGCACGTCGTAAGCGAGTATATACCGGTTGGTTTCAAGGGAGAGAGGGTTTGGTGACTCCTGTCGTGTCAGAGCAGGTGATCGCTATCGACGCTTGGTTGGAGAGACTGAAAGGAAACGGCCCCTTTTTGTTTTTAGGGGATGATGTAGAAACATTTCGTACAGAAATTGAGGAATTTCTGAGGGATGAAGCCGTGTTTGGTTCACCGGGGGAAAATGCGGTTCAAGCCGCACATTTGGGCCTGTTGGCACTAGAGGAAGCCCGTGCCGGAAAGCCGGGGGCGGGAGCCGATGTAGGACCTGACTACCTACAATTGACTGAAGCGGAAACCAAGTGGCTGCAAGCCCGGCAGAACGGAGTGAAGCCTGATGGCCCCACCGGCGGTTAG
- a CDS encoding helix-turn-helix transcriptional regulator: MGGLLRVWVLDPVEPLLHGVAWMLQQEDQFCVEETIWKPEQLEQLLIRRVPLPDVFVFGCAQGHDGVEWTKLSHLPVPVVVISEEEERVEKWLHMFHGRAWALTVRSRASELFFALWTVSRGGCYISPSFTDQIQLPLRFLRRKQSLVSPPLTPMEKQVVMELVKDLTNQEIADQLGISRRTVDSHIASAIRKWGVNSRVGLAVRAVEEGWVPIEKTAEKDSLPTLTV; the protein is encoded by the coding sequence TTGGGTGGTCTGCTTCGCGTATGGGTATTAGACCCGGTAGAGCCACTATTGCACGGTGTGGCATGGATGTTGCAACAGGAGGATCAGTTTTGTGTAGAGGAGACAATTTGGAAGCCGGAACAGTTGGAACAATTGCTGATCAGAAGGGTGCCCTTGCCGGATGTGTTCGTTTTTGGCTGTGCTCAGGGTCATGACGGGGTTGAGTGGACTAAATTATCCCATTTGCCAGTGCCCGTGGTTGTGATCTCGGAAGAGGAGGAACGGGTGGAAAAGTGGCTACATATGTTCCATGGGAGAGCATGGGCCCTAACGGTGCGCAGCCGTGCGTCCGAATTATTTTTTGCCTTGTGGACGGTAAGCCGGGGCGGTTGCTATATCAGTCCCAGTTTCACCGATCAAATTCAACTGCCGTTACGATTCCTTCGGCGCAAACAGTCCCTCGTTTCTCCGCCGCTTACTCCGATGGAAAAACAAGTGGTGATGGAGTTGGTCAAGGACCTTACCAATCAGGAGATTGCCGATCAGTTGGGAATCAGCCGGCGAACTGTTGACTCTCATATCGCGTCAGCCATTCGCAAATGGGGGGTTAATTCCAGGGTAGGTCTAGCAGTGCGGGCTGTGGAAGAAGGTTGGGTACCGATTGAAAAAACAGCGGAAAAGGATTCGCTTCCTACATTAACCGTTTAA
- the pxpB gene encoding 5-oxoprolinase subunit PxpB, whose translation MGVTFHPLGDTGVRVGFGERLDPQTHRQVRVFAQALSAKVPAGVVEWVPTYCAVTVYYRPYEISYDDLCQHLRKVEAGKENLVQAVERTVVLPVAYGGEYGPDLMELCALKEITAAELVSLHSDPTYLVYMMGFVPGFPYLGGMPEQLSVPRLKQPRLRIPAGSVGIAGPQTGVYPLETPGGWRIIGRTPVDLYDPDRSEPILLQAGDYLRFQPIDVRDFADWREEWRSGRLHLLEQPQGRGEK comes from the coding sequence ATGGGGGTTACCTTCCATCCTTTGGGAGATACAGGAGTGCGGGTTGGTTTTGGAGAACGACTCGATCCCCAAACCCATCGACAGGTGCGTGTCTTTGCACAAGCGTTGTCCGCAAAAGTACCGGCAGGAGTGGTGGAATGGGTGCCCACTTACTGTGCGGTTACGGTCTATTACCGTCCCTATGAGATCAGTTATGACGACTTATGCCAACATTTGCGTAAGGTGGAAGCGGGCAAAGAGAACCTCGTTCAAGCTGTTGAACGGACGGTGGTCCTGCCCGTTGCTTATGGTGGGGAGTATGGTCCTGATTTGATGGAGCTGTGCGCGCTAAAAGAAATAACGGCGGCGGAACTGGTCTCACTTCATTCGGACCCTACTTACTTGGTATACATGATGGGGTTTGTACCTGGGTTTCCTTACTTGGGTGGGATGCCGGAACAATTGTCTGTTCCTCGTCTAAAACAGCCACGCTTACGCATCCCTGCCGGTTCCGTGGGGATCGCTGGTCCCCAGACGGGGGTATATCCCCTGGAGACGCCGGGTGGATGGCGAATTATCGGGCGCACGCCCGTCGATCTGTACGATCCTGACCGCAGTGAGCCGATTCTACTACAAGCCGGGGATTATCTGCGCTTTCAACCGATTGACGTAAGGGATTTTGCCGATTGGAGAGAAGAGTGGCGATCCGGCCGCCTTCATTTGTTGGAACAACCACAAGGGAGAGGAGAAAAATGA
- the rimI gene encoding ribosomal protein S18-alanine N-acetyltransferase, protein MAPPAVSFRPMTVADIPEVMQVEEASFSAPWTRQAFFNELCHNQFADYTVVEKAKRVIGYIGMWLIVNEAHITNIAIAPDYRGQGIGKETMEYAMKRAWRLGAESMTLEVRVSNHIAQRLYQKMGFASSGLRPRYYTDNQEDAMIMWARLNGGSDEGTTMQDTGNRNELR, encoded by the coding sequence ATGGCCCCACCGGCGGTTAGTTTCCGCCCGATGACGGTTGCCGATATCCCTGAAGTGATGCAAGTGGAAGAAGCTTCTTTTTCCGCTCCCTGGACACGGCAAGCGTTTTTCAATGAATTGTGTCACAATCAATTTGCCGATTATACGGTAGTGGAAAAAGCAAAACGGGTGATCGGCTACATCGGGATGTGGCTGATTGTTAACGAAGCCCATATCACCAACATTGCCATCGCTCCCGACTACCGCGGGCAAGGGATCGGTAAGGAAACGATGGAGTATGCGATGAAACGAGCTTGGCGGTTGGGAGCGGAAAGCATGACATTGGAAGTGCGGGTCTCCAACCATATCGCACAGCGTCTGTATCAAAAGATGGGCTTTGCCTCAAGTGGATTGCGGCCCCGTTACTATACGGACAACCAAGAAGATGCGATGATTATGTGGGCTCGTTTGAACGGAGGATCTGATGAGGGAACAACGATGCAGGATACTGGGAATCGAAACGAGTTGCGATGA